The following are encoded together in the Adhaeribacter arboris genome:
- a CDS encoding ABC transporter ATP-binding protein, producing the protein MLHATNIHKAYGALPVLKGITLQIAKGEIVSIVGSSGAGKSTLLHILGTLDSADQGEVYFNGNAVNKYRSVELARFRNQHIGFIFQFHNLLPEFTAVENVCLPGFLAGRPEEEVATRARELLKMLNLGHRFEHKPSEMSGGEQQRTAVARALINAPEIIFADEPSGNLDSENAKELHEIFFRLRRELHQTFVIVTHNEHLAEMADRKLVMKDGYLLN; encoded by the coding sequence TTGCTGCACGCCACCAATATTCATAAAGCTTACGGAGCTCTGCCCGTTTTGAAAGGTATTACGCTCCAGATTGCGAAAGGAGAAATTGTTTCTATTGTTGGTTCATCGGGAGCCGGTAAAAGTACCTTGTTGCATATTTTAGGTACCCTGGATTCCGCCGATCAAGGCGAAGTATACTTTAATGGGAACGCCGTTAATAAATACCGGAGTGTGGAACTGGCCCGTTTCCGGAATCAGCACATTGGGTTTATTTTTCAGTTTCATAATTTGTTGCCGGAGTTTACTGCCGTCGAGAATGTGTGTTTACCCGGTTTTTTAGCTGGCCGCCCCGAAGAAGAAGTGGCAACTCGTGCCAGAGAATTACTTAAAATGTTGAACCTGGGTCACCGGTTTGAGCATAAGCCCTCCGAAATGTCGGGCGGAGAGCAGCAACGTACGGCAGTTGCGCGGGCTTTAATTAACGCCCCGGAAATTATTTTTGCGGATGAGCCCAGCGGGAATTTAGATTCGGAAAATGCGAAGGAGCTTCACGAGATTTTCTTCCGCTTGCGCCGCGAGCTGCACCAAACTTTTGTTATTGTTACCCACAACGAACACTTGGCCGAAATGGCCGACCGTAAATTGGTAATGAAAGATGGGTATCTTTTGAATTAA
- the ftsZ gene encoding cell division protein FtsZ — translation MSFSSYKFDIPTQSKSIIKVIGVGGGGSNAVNHMCGQGIKDVEFVVCNTDAQALKSSNVPNKLQIGVDLTEGLGAGANPERGKQAAIESREQIRELLGNDTKMVFITAGMGGGTGTGAAPVIAKIAKELDILTVGIVTAPFIFEGKKKRDAAERGIKDLSENCDTVLVILNDKLREIFGNLPIRQAFAKADNVLTTAAKSIAEIITVTSEVNVDFEDVKTVMKDSGAAVMGSATTEGENRALRAAEEALSSPLLNNTDIHGAQKILLSIMSGDQAELEMDELTEITEYIQEKAGEEAEVIFGHGIDSELGQSIRVTVIATGFAREAVTINHNQVKKNNSFPETDPQINIFDTDKQVVTKEEAVPVRAAAPVRVPVQDAAPTPTPVPVVSTPNPTAAPVPTPPRVPAEPAKIVFDLESQHEVFAPEETGESFANAPAEEDLNDLQQKSLERRERLRRLSSEITNEAIKEKLEVPAYLRRNVALENVPHSSNRNISRFNLSDDNDILGDNKFLHDNVD, via the coding sequence ATGAGTTTTTCATCCTATAAGTTTGATATACCTACGCAAAGCAAATCTATCATTAAAGTTATTGGTGTTGGTGGGGGAGGTAGTAATGCCGTAAACCACATGTGTGGTCAAGGCATTAAAGATGTAGAATTTGTGGTATGTAATACCGACGCACAGGCTCTGAAAAGCAGCAATGTACCCAATAAACTGCAAATCGGCGTTGATTTAACCGAAGGTTTAGGAGCCGGCGCAAATCCGGAACGCGGTAAGCAAGCAGCCATTGAAAGCCGGGAGCAAATCCGGGAATTGTTAGGTAATGATACCAAAATGGTATTTATTACCGCTGGCATGGGCGGTGGTACCGGTACCGGAGCCGCTCCCGTAATTGCTAAAATTGCGAAAGAACTCGATATTTTAACGGTAGGTATTGTTACCGCTCCTTTTATATTTGAAGGTAAGAAAAAACGGGACGCGGCCGAAAGAGGAATCAAAGATTTAAGCGAGAATTGCGATACCGTTTTAGTAATTCTGAACGATAAACTGCGGGAAATTTTCGGGAATTTACCTATCCGGCAAGCTTTTGCCAAAGCCGATAATGTTTTAACCACGGCGGCTAAAAGTATTGCCGAAATTATTACGGTTACTTCGGAAGTTAACGTTGACTTTGAAGACGTTAAAACGGTAATGAAGGATTCCGGAGCTGCCGTAATGGGTTCTGCTACTACCGAAGGCGAAAATCGCGCTTTACGAGCGGCAGAAGAAGCTTTATCGTCGCCGTTGTTAAACAACACGGATATTCATGGGGCGCAAAAAATATTGCTTTCTATCATGTCCGGCGATCAGGCGGAGTTGGAAATGGATGAATTAACCGAAATTACGGAATACATCCAGGAAAAAGCTGGAGAAGAAGCCGAAGTAATTTTTGGTCACGGGATTGATTCGGAGTTAGGACAAAGTATTCGGGTAACCGTAATTGCTACCGGTTTTGCCCGGGAAGCAGTAACGATTAACCACAATCAAGTAAAAAAAAACAATTCTTTTCCGGAAACTGACCCCCAAATTAATATTTTCGACACCGATAAACAAGTAGTGACAAAGGAGGAGGCCGTACCCGTTCGTGCGGCTGCCCCGGTACGGGTACCCGTGCAGGACGCAGCGCCAACCCCGACCCCGGTTCCAGTAGTTTCTACACCCAATCCAACGGCTGCTCCGGTACCAACGCCTCCCCGGGTTCCTGCGGAACCCGCTAAGATTGTTTTCGACTTAGAATCGCAGCATGAGGTGTTTGCTCCCGAAGAAACAGGCGAAAGTTTTGCTAACGCACCCGCCGAAGAAGACTTGAATGATTTGCAGCAAAAATCACTGGAACGCCGGGAACGTTTACGCCGGTTAAGCAGTGAAATTACCAACGAAGCTATAAAGGAAAAACTAGAGGTTCCGGCTTACTTGCGTCGGAATGTGGCGCTGGAAAATGTACCACATTCTTCTAACCGTAATATTTCCCGCTTTAATTTAAGCGACGACAATGATATTTTAGGCGATAACAAGTTTTTACATGATAATGTCGACTAA
- the sucC gene encoding ADP-forming succinate--CoA ligase subunit beta, giving the protein MNIHEYQGKEILKSYGVRVQEGIIARNPDQAVEAAKRLTAETGTGWHVIKAQIHAGGRGKGGGVKLAKNLDQVRELSSQILGMTLVTPQTGPEGKVVHKILVAQDVYYPGPSEPKEFYMSILLDRAKGQNVIMASTEGGMDIEEVAENHPEKIIKEWIDPAVGLQPFQARKVAFAFGLEGEAFKEMVKFITALYKAYLDTDASQFEINPVLKTSDNKILAVDAKVNLDDNALYRHRAFEDLRDYNEEDPLEVEASASNLNYVKLDGNVGCMVNGAGLAMATMDIIKLSGGEPANFLDVGGGANAQTVEAGFRIILKDPNVKAILINIFGGIVRCDRVANGVVEAYKNIGDIQVPIIVRLQGTNAEEGARIIDESGLKVFSAVLLKDAAERVKEVLA; this is encoded by the coding sequence ATGAACATACACGAATATCAGGGAAAAGAAATCTTAAAAAGTTATGGTGTACGGGTACAGGAAGGTATTATTGCCCGCAATCCCGACCAAGCCGTTGAAGCCGCAAAACGCCTGACAGCCGAAACCGGTACGGGTTGGCATGTTATCAAAGCGCAGATTCACGCGGGCGGACGCGGCAAAGGCGGTGGGGTTAAATTGGCCAAAAACCTGGACCAGGTACGTGAGCTTTCTTCGCAAATATTAGGTATGACTCTGGTAACCCCGCAAACGGGTCCGGAAGGTAAAGTAGTACATAAAATTCTTGTTGCGCAGGATGTGTATTATCCCGGTCCTTCGGAGCCGAAAGAATTTTACATGAGTATTCTACTCGATCGGGCGAAAGGTCAGAACGTAATTATGGCTAGCACCGAAGGCGGGATGGACATTGAAGAAGTTGCCGAAAATCACCCGGAAAAAATAATTAAAGAATGGATTGACCCGGCCGTAGGTTTGCAGCCATTTCAGGCGCGTAAAGTAGCTTTTGCTTTTGGTCTGGAAGGGGAAGCCTTTAAAGAAATGGTTAAGTTTATTACCGCGCTTTACAAAGCTTATCTGGATACCGATGCATCTCAGTTTGAAATTAACCCGGTATTAAAAACCTCCGATAATAAAATACTGGCCGTAGATGCCAAAGTAAACCTGGATGATAATGCTCTTTATCGCCACCGGGCTTTTGAAGATCTGCGCGACTATAACGAAGAAGATCCTTTGGAAGTAGAAGCCAGTGCCAGTAACTTAAATTACGTAAAGTTAGATGGTAACGTAGGCTGCATGGTAAACGGAGCAGGTCTGGCAATGGCCACCATGGATATTATTAAATTATCGGGTGGTGAGCCGGCTAACTTCCTGGACGTAGGGGGTGGAGCCAATGCCCAAACCGTAGAAGCGGGTTTCCGGATTATTTTGAAAGACCCGAACGTAAAGGCCATTTTAATTAATATTTTTGGTGGTATTGTTCGTTGCGATAGAGTGGCAAACGGAGTGGTAGAGGCTTATAAAAATATTGGCGATATTCAGGTTCCGATTATTGTGCGTTTACAAGGCACTAACGCCGAAGAAGGCGCCCGTATTATTGATGAATCGGGTTTAAAAGTTTTCTCGGCGGTTCTATTAAAGGATGCTGCGGAACGCGTGAAAGAAGTGTTAGCTTAA
- a CDS encoding RecQ family ATP-dependent DNA helicase: protein MEPNIHQILQQYWQYSAFRPLQEDIIQSVLAGSDTLALLPTGGGKSICFQVPALAKPGICLVISPLIALMKDQVEQLQKRNIAAVAIHSGLSKHEIDIILDNCVFGQIKFLYVSPERLQTSIFRERVKRMSVSLLAVDEAHCISQWGYNFRPSYLQIAELRSLLPNIPVLALTATATEVVKQDIQDKLLFQKARVFQQSFARANLSYSCLPTEDKHGRLLGILQKVPGSAVVYVRSRRQTGETAKWLQARGISTGIYHAGLSFADRTKFQQQWIENKIRVIIATNAFGMGIDKPDVRLVIHLDLPETLEAYYQEAGRAGRDGRYSYATILLGPADAEDLRNKVAEAHPPIETLKRVYQALANYYQIAVGSGEFTSFDFQIEDFTRTYKLKALEVHHAIRKLETEGLLQLNEAYYAPSKLYFAVNHEELYKFQVAHHEFDLLLKTLLRIYGGNVYTSFVKINERQIAGYMRTTEAAVRKALEYLNQRNIVEYEPQREAPQLLFTTPRYDAANLPLDKFKLTQFRKTALQKAEAVINYLETTSRCRTQLLLRYFGEITDELCRVCDFCLTRKKEQRQEDNQKFLQEQIVTHLTQQPLHPKALVNLFEPKFAAELTNLIRDMLEKGQLKYNSQSKLQLVKS from the coding sequence TTGGAGCCGAATATTCACCAAATTTTACAGCAATACTGGCAGTACAGCGCTTTCCGGCCCTTACAGGAAGATATTATTCAATCTGTTTTAGCAGGAAGCGATACTTTAGCTTTATTACCTACGGGTGGCGGTAAATCCATTTGTTTTCAGGTGCCGGCTCTGGCAAAACCGGGTATTTGCCTGGTTATCTCCCCGCTCATTGCGCTCATGAAAGACCAGGTAGAGCAGTTGCAGAAAAGGAATATTGCCGCCGTAGCCATCCATTCTGGTTTAAGCAAGCACGAAATAGATATTATCTTAGATAATTGCGTTTTCGGACAGATAAAATTCTTGTACGTATCGCCGGAGCGCCTGCAAACCAGTATTTTCCGGGAGCGGGTAAAACGAATGTCGGTTTCTTTACTGGCCGTTGACGAAGCGCACTGTATTTCGCAGTGGGGCTACAATTTCCGGCCGTCCTACCTGCAAATTGCCGAACTGCGAAGTTTACTGCCTAATATACCGGTACTGGCTCTTACGGCTACGGCTACCGAGGTAGTGAAGCAGGATATTCAGGATAAACTATTATTTCAGAAAGCCAGGGTATTTCAACAGAGCTTTGCGCGGGCTAATTTGTCGTATTCTTGTTTGCCCACCGAAGATAAGCACGGCCGGTTATTAGGTATTTTGCAAAAAGTGCCGGGTAGCGCAGTGGTATACGTTAGAAGTCGCCGGCAAACCGGAGAAACGGCTAAGTGGTTGCAAGCCCGGGGTATTTCAACGGGAATTTACCATGCCGGTTTATCTTTTGCCGACCGCACTAAGTTTCAGCAGCAATGGATAGAAAATAAAATTCGGGTAATTATTGCCACCAACGCTTTTGGGATGGGCATTGACAAACCGGATGTACGGCTGGTAATACACTTAGATTTACCCGAAACGTTAGAAGCCTACTACCAGGAAGCGGGTAGGGCAGGTCGGGATGGGCGCTACTCGTACGCTACTATTTTGCTGGGGCCAGCCGATGCCGAGGATTTACGCAACAAAGTAGCCGAAGCGCACCCACCCATTGAAACCCTGAAACGGGTATACCAAGCTTTGGCTAATTATTACCAGATTGCCGTAGGAAGCGGCGAGTTTACTTCTTTTGATTTTCAGATAGAGGATTTTACCCGCACGTATAAATTAAAAGCCTTAGAGGTGCATCATGCCATCCGGAAGTTGGAAACCGAAGGATTACTGCAGCTGAACGAAGCGTATTACGCTCCATCAAAGCTGTATTTTGCCGTTAATCACGAAGAATTATATAAATTTCAGGTAGCGCACCACGAATTTGATCTTTTGCTGAAAACCTTACTGCGGATTTACGGCGGTAATGTATATACCAGTTTTGTGAAAATTAACGAACGCCAGATTGCCGGTTACATGCGAACCACCGAAGCGGCCGTTCGGAAAGCCTTGGAGTACCTGAACCAAAGGAATATTGTAGAATACGAACCACAACGGGAAGCGCCCCAGTTATTGTTTACCACTCCCCGTTACGATGCCGCCAACTTACCGCTCGATAAATTTAAATTAACGCAGTTCCGGAAAACGGCCTTGCAAAAAGCCGAAGCCGTTATAAACTACTTGGAAACGACCAGCCGGTGCCGTACTCAATTGTTACTCCGGTATTTTGGGGAAATTACCGATGAATTATGCCGGGTTTGCGATTTTTGCCTGACCCGGAAAAAAGAACAGCGGCAAGAAGACAACCAAAAATTTCTGCAAGAGCAAATAGTTACGCATCTTACCCAGCAACCGCTGCACCCCAAAGCCTTAGTAAATCTCTTTGAGCCAAAATTTGCTGCTGAGTTAACCAACCTCATCCGCGATATGTTAGAAAAGGGCCAATTAAAATACAATAGCCAAAGTAAATTGCAACTGGTGAAAAGCTAA
- a CDS encoding sll1863 family stress response protein produces the protein MDHYPLKPDHMRAPAHLSRAEIEQSLEELDSKIKVLQGRAHATTADSNHTYHEHIAGLEKKRALLAQKLGTTQDETSNTWTDIKNGLQNLKDEIRNMLD, from the coding sequence ATGGATCACTACCCGTTAAAACCAGACCACATGCGGGCACCAGCACATTTGAGCCGGGCCGAAATTGAGCAGAGTTTAGAAGAGTTGGACAGCAAAATCAAAGTTTTACAAGGCCGAGCCCACGCTACTACCGCTGATTCAAACCACACCTACCACGAGCATATCGCCGGATTAGAAAAAAAACGCGCTTTATTGGCGCAAAAATTAGGAACTACCCAAGATGAAACTTCTAACACTTGGACGGACATTAAAAATGGTTTACAAAATCTAAAAGATGAGATCCGGAATATGTTAGACTAG
- the pncA gene encoding bifunctional nicotinamidase/pyrazinamidase — MKALLLIDIQNDFLPGGALAVPEGDQIIAIVNQLQPHFDLVVATQDWHPALHKSFASQHTNHQVFQTINLNGLEQVLWPDHCVQGTLGAEFSEELEPRRIEAIFRKGTDIEIDSYSGFYDNGHRKSTGLADYLRGKQVRQVFVAGLAADYCVYYSLLDSLEEGFKTYLIEDATRPISPEGFKKAKADIHNKGGKIIQSGALL; from the coding sequence ATGAAGGCATTACTCTTAATCGATATTCAGAATGATTTTCTGCCCGGGGGCGCTTTAGCCGTACCGGAAGGAGACCAGATAATTGCCATAGTGAATCAATTGCAGCCGCATTTTGATTTAGTAGTAGCTACCCAAGACTGGCACCCGGCCCTGCATAAAAGTTTTGCTTCCCAACACACCAATCATCAAGTATTTCAGACTATTAACCTAAATGGGCTGGAACAAGTACTTTGGCCGGATCACTGCGTGCAAGGAACACTAGGGGCGGAATTTTCCGAGGAACTGGAACCCCGCCGGATAGAGGCTATTTTCCGCAAGGGTACAGATATCGAAATTGATTCTTACAGTGGTTTTTACGATAACGGCCACCGGAAGAGCACGGGTTTGGCCGATTACTTACGCGGGAAACAAGTGCGTCAGGTATTTGTAGCTGGTTTAGCTGCCGATTATTGCGTCTATTATTCTCTACTAGATTCCTTAGAAGAAGGATTTAAAACCTATTTAATTGAAGATGCTACCCGCCCAATAAGTCCGGAAGGATTCAAGAAAGCGAAAGCAGATATTCATAACAAAGGCGGCAAAATTATTCAGAGCGGCGCCCTGTTGTAG
- the ftsA gene encoding cell division protein FtsA: protein MQNDKIVVGLDIGTTKICALVGRKNEFGKLEILGMGKAVSEGVVRGIVSNIDKTVDAIRKAIRQAEEQSGINIGVVNVGIAGQHIKSLQHNGSITRATSDNEITVEDVNRLTNDMYRLVTPPGSEIIHVMPQDYKVDYEEGIVDPVGMSGVRLEGNFHIITAQSNAINNINKCVTRAGLEIDNLILEPLASCMSVLSDEEKEAGVALVDIGGGTTDLAIFKDNIIRHAAVLPFGGNIVTTDIKQGCMVMQNQAEQLKVRFGKAIADEASDNEIVSIPGLRDRTPKEISIKNLAYIIEARMEEIIELVYSEIVRSGYANNLAAGIVITGGGSQLQNLVQLVEYLTGLDARIGYPNEHLGKSKIDAVKSPMYATSVGLVLAGYQALDERLNRYTEIAARTSENRVNERVAKPAASGGSDFFRKIIDRTKGLLIDDFDDKQNY from the coding sequence ATGCAAAACGACAAAATTGTAGTAGGCTTGGATATCGGGACAACCAAAATCTGTGCTTTGGTTGGCCGGAAAAACGAGTTCGGTAAGTTAGAAATTTTAGGAATGGGCAAGGCAGTTTCTGAAGGTGTTGTTCGCGGCATTGTGAGCAATATCGATAAAACCGTAGATGCCATCCGTAAAGCCATCCGGCAGGCGGAAGAACAATCCGGAATAAACATTGGCGTAGTAAATGTAGGGATTGCCGGCCAGCACATTAAGAGCTTGCAGCACAACGGCAGCATTACCCGGGCTACTTCCGATAATGAAATTACCGTAGAAGATGTGAATCGCCTGACGAACGACATGTACCGGTTGGTGACACCGCCGGGGAGTGAAATTATCCACGTAATGCCCCAAGATTATAAGGTGGATTACGAAGAAGGTATTGTAGATCCGGTGGGTATGTCCGGGGTGCGGTTGGAAGGCAATTTCCATATTATTACGGCCCAATCTAACGCTATCAACAACATTAACAAATGCGTTACCCGGGCCGGTCTGGAAATCGATAACCTGATTTTAGAACCATTAGCTTCGTGTATGTCGGTGTTGAGCGACGAAGAAAAAGAAGCCGGTGTAGCTCTGGTAGATATTGGCGGTGGTACAACTGACCTGGCTATTTTTAAAGACAATATTATCCGCCACGCAGCAGTTCTTCCATTTGGTGGTAATATAGTTACCACGGATATTAAGCAAGGCTGCATGGTGATGCAAAACCAAGCCGAGCAATTAAAAGTACGGTTCGGCAAAGCCATTGCCGACGAAGCTTCGGATAACGAGATTGTGTCGATTCCGGGATTACGGGACCGGACCCCCAAAGAAATTTCCATTAAAAATCTTGCTTATATTATTGAAGCAAGAATGGAAGAAATTATTGAACTTGTTTATTCCGAAATTGTTAGAAGCGGATACGCCAATAACCTGGCGGCCGGTATCGTGATAACTGGGGGAGGCTCGCAATTACAAAACTTAGTACAGCTGGTAGAATACTTAACCGGCCTGGATGCCCGTATTGGCTACCCAAATGAGCATCTAGGTAAAAGTAAAATCGACGCTGTAAAAAGTCCGATGTATGCTACCTCTGTTGGGTTAGTATTAGCGGGTTACCAAGCCTTGGATGAACGTTTAAATCGTTACACCGAAATTGCCGCCCGTACTTCCGAAAACCGGGTAAACGAACGGGTAGCGAAACCTGCTGCTTCGGGCGGCAGTGACTTTTTCAGGAAAATAATAGACCGGACTAAAGGTTTATTAATCGACGATTTTGACGATAAGCAGAATTATTAA
- a CDS encoding organic hydroperoxide resistance protein — MKTLYTAEVSATGGRSGHVKSSDGIIDLDVNVPEGLGGKKGSSNPEQLFAAGYASCFQSAVLLVAGKQNIRLDPASTVTAHVSLLQVDNEKYGLGVKLVVDLKGVEHEQAVEIVNKAHEVCPYSVGTRGNINVQLEVV, encoded by the coding sequence ATGAAAACCTTGTATACAGCCGAGGTATCGGCTACCGGAGGCCGCAGCGGTCATGTAAAATCATCGGATGGAATTATTGACTTAGACGTAAATGTGCCCGAGGGCTTGGGAGGTAAGAAAGGCAGTAGCAACCCGGAACAACTGTTTGCGGCCGGTTACGCTTCGTGTTTCCAGAGCGCCGTTTTATTGGTAGCGGGCAAGCAAAATATCCGCTTAGACCCGGCTTCTACTGTAACCGCTCACGTTAGCTTATTGCAAGTGGATAACGAGAAATACGGATTGGGTGTGAAGTTAGTAGTAGATTTAAAGGGAGTAGAGCACGAGCAAGCAGTGGAGATAGTAAATAAGGCGCACGAGGTATGTCCGTACTCGGTAGGTACCCGGGGTAATATTAACGTACAACTAGAAGTTGTGTAA
- a CDS encoding amino acid permease, whose product MASNLFAKKSINKLIQESEGGGGDGHGHTLKRTLSATNLILLGIGAIIGTGIFVLTGSAAAQFAGPGLVISFIVAGIACAFAGLCYAEFASMIPIAGSAYTYGYATLGELIAWIIGWDLILEYMFGAATVAVGWSGYVVSFLRDLNINIAPEWWNAPGISLVQDPKTNAWVQVTDQLTQQFTSQGIDIATLPHATGVFNLVAASAIILITVILVIGIQESARFNNLIVFMKLFVVLTFILAGGYYLLRNPEVAAQNWTPFIPDNTGEFGHYGWSGIMRAAGVIFFAYIGFDAVSTAAQEAKNPQRDMPVGILGSLVICTILYILVSGILTGLVDYRQLNVAEPIAIGIEVTGYSVLRDLIKIGAIAGLSSVMLVMLLGQPRIFYSMSRDGLIPSIFGKVHPKFQTPYISSILIGVICAITAGALPIAQLGEMTSIGTLLAFVIVCGGVWYMRVHEPERARPFRTPWVPLVPILGMLVCFAMMASLNIHTWYRLIGWLLVGLVVYFTYSRKNSKLNKTPVVHSGK is encoded by the coding sequence ATGGCATCTAATTTATTCGCTAAAAAATCAATTAATAAATTAATTCAGGAGTCAGAAGGCGGAGGGGGTGATGGCCACGGACATACCCTAAAACGTACCTTATCGGCTACTAATTTAATTTTGCTGGGCATTGGAGCCATTATCGGTACCGGTATATTTGTTCTTACCGGGAGTGCAGCTGCCCAATTTGCGGGTCCGGGCTTAGTTATTTCCTTTATTGTGGCAGGTATTGCTTGTGCGTTTGCCGGCTTATGCTACGCCGAATTTGCCTCTATGATTCCGATTGCTGGATCGGCCTATACGTATGGCTACGCTACTTTAGGAGAATTGATTGCCTGGATTATAGGTTGGGATTTGATTCTGGAATATATGTTTGGAGCCGCCACCGTAGCCGTGGGTTGGAGTGGTTACGTGGTGAGTTTTCTTCGGGATTTAAACATTAATATTGCGCCGGAATGGTGGAATGCACCCGGGATTTCCTTAGTCCAGGATCCTAAAACAAATGCCTGGGTACAGGTTACCGACCAACTTACGCAGCAATTTACTTCGCAAGGAATTGATATTGCTACTTTACCCCATGCTACGGGTGTCTTTAATTTAGTAGCAGCCAGCGCTATTATTTTAATAACGGTTATTCTGGTGATTGGTATTCAAGAATCGGCCCGGTTTAATAATTTGATAGTATTCATGAAATTATTTGTGGTGCTAACTTTTATTTTGGCGGGTGGTTATTATCTTCTTCGCAATCCGGAAGTGGCCGCTCAGAACTGGACCCCGTTTATACCCGATAACACCGGCGAGTTTGGTCATTATGGTTGGAGTGGCATTATGCGGGCAGCCGGGGTAATTTTCTTTGCCTATATTGGTTTTGATGCCGTAAGTACCGCTGCTCAGGAAGCTAAAAACCCGCAGCGCGACATGCCAGTGGGTATTTTAGGTTCTTTAGTAATTTGTACCATTCTTTACATTTTGGTATCCGGCATTTTAACCGGTTTGGTAGATTATCGCCAATTAAACGTAGCCGAGCCTATTGCTATTGGTATTGAAGTGACGGGTTATTCTGTTCTCCGCGATTTAATTAAAATTGGCGCTATTGCTGGTTTAAGTTCCGTAATGCTAGTGATGTTGTTGGGGCAGCCCCGTATTTTCTATTCCATGTCGCGCGATGGATTGATTCCGTCTATTTTTGGGAAAGTGCATCCTAAATTTCAAACCCCTTATATTAGCTCTATTCTGATTGGAGTTATTTGTGCGATTACCGCTGGTGCTTTGCCCATTGCTCAGTTAGGAGAAATGACTTCTATTGGTACTTTACTGGCATTTGTAATTGTTTGCGGCGGCGTATGGTACATGCGCGTGCACGAACCGGAGCGGGCCCGGCCTTTCCGGACTCCTTGGGTTCCTTTAGTACCTATTTTGGGTATGTTGGTTTGTTTTGCTATGATGGCCAGTTTAAATATTCATACTTGGTACCGGTTAATAGGTTGGCTGCTCGTGGGCTTAGTAGTATACTTCACTTATAGCCGGAAGAACAGTAAACTAAATAAAACACCAGTGGTTCACAGTGGTAAATAA
- a CDS encoding glycoside hydrolase family 113, whose protein sequence is MTTGRSFLALLLILSSMAVLHVCFRVSPNSNSTSAFKNKIAFRGVNWVAGDSVTLVQIMALQPQNIQWIAQTPFGWQRKYNTPELHINTHVSKIFWGESDQGLIYTTRLAKQAGIKTLLKPHIWLMDREPAKWLGDIEMTSEADWQAWFKNYSAFILHYAQIAEENQMEALCIGTELMKAAVTREKEWRQLIRDVRQVYHGQLTYAANWYLEYEKVKFWDALDFIGVQGYFPLTKKNNPSLTELRAGWKPYLNDLEKIATKYQKPVVFTEVGYKSTPDAAIEPWKWPERGISAEQYESYQTQANCYEALFQTFWQQPWFGGTFIWKWYPQVRANGRDHRDFTPQHKPAEKILAAWYGLTIVHSPRSTDHSR, encoded by the coding sequence ATGACAACCGGAAGATCATTCCTGGCGCTTCTTCTTATTTTATCCAGCATGGCCGTACTACATGTCTGCTTCCGGGTGTCGCCAAATAGTAATTCTACTTCCGCTTTTAAAAATAAGATTGCCTTTCGGGGTGTAAATTGGGTAGCCGGCGATTCTGTTACTTTAGTCCAAATAATGGCTCTTCAACCGCAAAATATTCAATGGATAGCGCAAACGCCTTTTGGCTGGCAGCGCAAGTATAATACCCCAGAATTACATATTAATACGCACGTTAGTAAAATCTTTTGGGGCGAAAGTGACCAGGGATTAATTTATACTACCCGCTTAGCCAAACAAGCCGGCATCAAAACTTTGCTTAAGCCGCATATTTGGTTGATGGACCGGGAGCCAGCTAAGTGGCTCGGCGATATAGAAATGACCAGCGAAGCAGACTGGCAAGCTTGGTTTAAAAATTACTCTGCTTTTATTTTACACTATGCCCAAATAGCCGAAGAAAACCAGATGGAAGCTTTGTGTATTGGTACGGAGTTAATGAAAGCCGCCGTTACCCGCGAAAAAGAATGGCGACAGTTAATTCGCGATGTCCGGCAAGTTTACCACGGCCAGCTCACCTATGCGGCTAACTGGTACCTGGAATACGAAAAAGTTAAATTCTGGGATGCCCTCGATTTTATTGGGGTACAAGGTTATTTTCCGCTCACCAAAAAAAACAATCCTAGCTTAACCGAACTGCGGGCTGGTTGGAAACCTTATTTAAATGATTTAGAGAAAATAGCAACAAAATACCAGAAGCCCGTGGTATTTACGGAAGTTGGTTACAAAAGCACTCCCGATGCTGCCATTGAGCCTTGGAAGTGGCCGGAACGCGGAATATCGGCGGAACAATATGAGTCTTATCAAACTCAGGCTAACTGTTACGAAGCTCTTTTTCAAACCTTCTGGCAGCAACCCTGGTTTGGGGGAACTTTTATCTGGAAATGGTACCCGCAAGTACGCGCTAACGGCCGCGACCACCGCGATTTTACGCCCCAACACAAACCCGCCGAAAAGATTTTAGCTGCCTGGTACGGACTAACGATAGTCCATAGTCCACGGTCCACAGACCATAGTAGATAA